A stretch of Shinella zoogloeoides DNA encodes these proteins:
- a CDS encoding GlxA family transcriptional regulator gives MNKQDVKKRSLVFFLVPNFSMLPFSAAIETLRIANRMLGYEAYTWRLASTDGQQVLSSSGIGIEVNSSLADERKHLGGENRPSMVLVCSGIYVEDFSNKSVNAWLREVYNRGIAVGSLCTGAHVLAQAGLLTGKRCAIHWENLPGFAEAFPQADVYADLYEIDSNIYTCAGGTASLDMMLNLIDQDFGENLVNRVCEQALTDRVRGPHDRQRLPLRARLGVQNAKVLSIIELMEKNLAEPLSLLEIADGADLSRRQIERLFRQEMGRSPARYYLEIRLDRARHLLVQSSMPVVEVAVACGFVSASHFSKCYRELYNRSPQQERAERKLTLSTLAR, from the coding sequence ATGAACAAGCAAGACGTCAAGAAGCGCTCTCTCGTTTTCTTCCTCGTGCCCAATTTCTCCATGCTGCCCTTCTCGGCCGCCATCGAGACGCTGCGCATCGCAAACCGCATGCTGGGCTACGAGGCCTATACCTGGCGGCTCGCCTCAACGGACGGCCAGCAGGTGCTTTCCTCCAGCGGCATCGGGATCGAGGTGAATTCCTCGCTCGCCGACGAGCGCAAGCATCTCGGCGGCGAGAACCGGCCCTCCATGGTGCTGGTCTGTTCCGGCATCTATGTCGAGGACTTCAGCAACAAGTCCGTCAATGCCTGGCTGCGCGAGGTCTATAACCGCGGCATCGCCGTCGGCTCGCTCTGTACGGGCGCGCATGTGCTGGCGCAGGCCGGCCTGCTGACCGGCAAGCGCTGCGCGATCCACTGGGAGAACCTGCCGGGCTTCGCCGAGGCCTTCCCGCAGGCCGACGTCTATGCCGACCTCTACGAGATCGACAGCAATATCTACACCTGTGCCGGCGGCACCGCCTCGCTGGACATGATGCTGAACCTGATCGACCAGGATTTCGGCGAGAACCTCGTCAACCGCGTCTGCGAACAGGCGCTGACCGACCGCGTGCGCGGCCCGCACGACCGCCAGCGCCTACCGCTGCGCGCCCGCCTCGGCGTGCAGAACGCCAAGGTCCTGTCGATCATCGAACTGATGGAAAAGAACCTCGCCGAGCCGCTGTCCCTGCTGGAGATCGCCGACGGCGCCGACCTCTCCCGCCGGCAGATCGAGCGGCTGTTCCGTCAGGAAATGGGCCGCTCGCCCGCCCGCTACTATCTCGAAATCCGGCTCGACCGCGCGCGCCATCTGCTGGTGCAGTCCTCGATGCCCGTGGTGGAGGTGGCCGTCGCCTGCGGCTTCGTCTCCGCCTCGCACTTCTCCAAGTGTTATCGCGAACTCTACAACCGCTCGCCCCAGCAGGAGCGCGCCGAGCGCAAGCTGACGCTCTCGACCCTCGCGCGCTGA
- a CDS encoding GNAT family N-acetyltransferase, translated as MLPDGYSDVPAGKLAAVVTCLEMSAPMERHVEIDQPGIVLAPVEKADPAWYGDLYRRIGAQWLWTSRLAMAETELAAILHHADVDVYAVVRDGRAEGLLELDFREEGSCELAFFGLTEAVIGKGTGRWLMNHAIARAWSRPQTPIRRFWLHTCTLDSPQALGFYIRSGFTPVRRQVEIFDDPRLTGALPMSAAPHIPIL; from the coding sequence ATGCTGCCAGACGGATATTCGGATGTGCCGGCGGGAAAGCTCGCGGCGGTGGTGACCTGCCTTGAGATGTCCGCGCCGATGGAACGCCATGTCGAGATCGACCAGCCCGGCATCGTACTTGCGCCTGTCGAAAAGGCGGACCCCGCCTGGTACGGCGATCTCTACCGCCGCATCGGCGCGCAATGGCTATGGACCTCGCGCCTTGCGATGGCCGAGACGGAGCTTGCCGCGATCCTCCATCATGCGGATGTCGACGTTTATGCCGTGGTGCGGGACGGGCGCGCCGAGGGGTTGCTGGAACTCGATTTCCGGGAAGAGGGAAGCTGTGAACTCGCCTTCTTCGGGCTGACCGAGGCGGTCATCGGCAAAGGAACCGGGCGCTGGCTGATGAACCACGCCATCGCGCGGGCATGGTCGCGGCCGCAGACGCCCATTCGCCGCTTCTGGCTGCATACCTGCACGCTGGATTCGCCGCAGGCGCTGGGCTTTTACATCCGCTCCGGCTTCACGCCGGTCCGGCGGCAGGTCGAAATCTTCGACGACCCCCGGCTGACGGGCGCCCTGCCCATGAGTGCCGCTCCGCATATCCCGATCCTGTAG
- a CDS encoding entericidin has product MTAKHLARFGIVLTALVLLSACGNTIRGIGRDTANAVDATKDAGHNIARAAN; this is encoded by the coding sequence ATGACCGCGAAACATCTCGCCCGTTTCGGTATCGTACTCACCGCGCTCGTCCTGCTCAGCGCTTGCGGCAACACCATTCGCGGTATCGGGCGGGATACGGCCAACGCCGTCGACGCGACGAAGGACGCCGGCCACAATATCGCACGCGCCGCCAACTGA
- a CDS encoding methylenetetrahydrofolate reductase C-terminal domain-containing protein, whose translation MADAVQKPGNAAPAKKAATGAFTPAGVSPSRRSRHKYTIRLWAVRNSRFFEWFYNRFAQGFLLLHPVWKLFGYQRVERPITFVERHVKGFLFDCRMCGQCALSSTGMSCPMNCPKQLRNGPCGGVRANGNCEVEPDMPCVWVQAWKGSQNMANGNAIMNVQKPVNQSLRETSSWLRVTAEAAAAKEAAASAGKDA comes from the coding sequence ATGGCTGACGCCGTCCAGAAGCCCGGCAATGCCGCGCCCGCCAAGAAGGCCGCCACCGGCGCCTTCACCCCGGCCGGCGTCTCCCCGAGCCGCCGCTCGCGCCACAAATACACGATCCGCCTGTGGGCCGTGCGCAATTCGCGCTTCTTCGAGTGGTTCTACAACCGCTTCGCCCAAGGCTTCCTGCTGCTGCATCCAGTCTGGAAGCTCTTCGGCTACCAGCGCGTGGAACGGCCGATCACCTTCGTCGAGCGCCATGTGAAGGGTTTCCTCTTCGACTGTCGCATGTGCGGCCAGTGCGCGCTGTCCTCCACGGGCATGTCCTGCCCGATGAACTGTCCCAAGCAGCTTCGCAACGGTCCCTGCGGCGGCGTGCGCGCCAACGGCAATTGCGAAGTGGAGCCGGACATGCCCTGCGTCTGGGTGCAGGCGTGGAAAGGCTCGCAGAACATGGCGAACGGGAATGCCATCATGAACGTGCAGAAGCCGGTGAACCAGTCGCTGCGTGAAACCTCCTCCTGGCTGCGCGTGACGGCCGAAGCCGCCGCGGCCAAGGAAGCCGCCGCCTCTGCCGGAAAGGACGCCTGA
- a CDS encoding methylenetetrahydrofolate reductase — protein MAHIDENPLGAHLPLDPLPGHSSLGRLERVLRRGEFAVTTELNPPDSANPEDVYQRAAIFDGWVDGINAVDASGANCHMSSVGICALLTRMGYAPIMQIACRDKNRIAIQGDVLGAAAMGVCNIMCLTGDGVQAGDQPGAKPVFDLDCMSLLETVRIMRDNSKFLSGRKLTTPPKVFLGAAINPFAPPYDFRPFRLAKKIEAGAQFVQSQYCFDVPMFREYMKKVRDLGLHEKCYILVGVGPMASAKTAKWIRSNVPGIHIPDAVIKRLEGAEDQKKEGKQLCIDIINEVKEIEGVSGIHVMAYRQEEYVAEMVHDSGVLKGRQPWKREPNPVDQLVAERIEAARNGQEQDQQQMAGQAAQQPH, from the coding sequence ATGGCGCATATCGACGAAAACCCGCTCGGCGCGCACCTCCCGCTCGATCCGCTTCCCGGCCACTCCTCGCTCGGCCGCCTCGAACGCGTCCTACGCCGCGGCGAATTCGCCGTGACGACGGAGCTCAACCCGCCCGACAGCGCCAATCCGGAAGACGTCTACCAGCGCGCCGCGATCTTTGACGGCTGGGTGGACGGCATCAACGCGGTCGACGCCTCGGGCGCCAACTGCCACATGTCCTCCGTCGGCATTTGCGCGCTGCTGACCCGCATGGGCTATGCGCCGATCATGCAGATCGCCTGCCGCGACAAGAACCGCATAGCCATCCAGGGCGACGTGCTGGGCGCGGCCGCCATGGGCGTGTGCAACATCATGTGCCTCACCGGCGATGGCGTGCAGGCCGGCGACCAGCCGGGCGCAAAGCCGGTCTTCGACCTCGACTGCATGTCGCTGCTGGAAACCGTGCGCATCATGCGCGACAATTCGAAATTCCTGTCGGGCCGCAAATTGACGACACCGCCGAAGGTCTTCCTCGGCGCGGCGATCAACCCCTTCGCCCCGCCCTACGACTTCCGCCCCTTCCGCCTCGCCAAGAAGATCGAGGCCGGCGCGCAGTTCGTGCAGAGCCAGTACTGCTTCGACGTGCCGATGTTCCGGGAATACATGAAGAAGGTGCGCGACCTCGGCCTGCACGAGAAGTGCTACATTCTCGTCGGCGTCGGCCCGATGGCGTCCGCCAAGACGGCCAAGTGGATCCGCTCCAACGTGCCGGGCATCCACATTCCCGATGCGGTCATCAAGCGCCTCGAAGGCGCGGAGGACCAGAAGAAGGAAGGCAAGCAGCTCTGCATCGACATCATCAACGAGGTGAAGGAGATCGAGGGCGTTTCGGGCATACACGTCATGGCCTACCGCCAGGAAGAATATGTCGCGGAAATGGTGCATGATTCCGGCGTGCTGAAGGGCCGCCAGCCCTGGAAGCGCGAGCCGAACCCGGTCGACCAGCTCGTTGCCGAGCGCATCGAGGCGGCGCGCAACGGCCAGGAACAGGACCAGCAGCAGATGGCCGGACAGGCCGCACAGCAACCCCATTGA
- a CDS encoding methyltetrahydrofolate cobalamin methyltransferase, translating to MTRTIVASATREIVIGFDQPFCVIGERINPTGRKKLAAEMQAGNFETVIKDALEQVAAGATMLDINAGVTSVNPNETEPGLLVQTLEIVQGLVDIPLAIDSSVTAAIEAGLKVAKGRPLVNSVTGEEEKLEAILPLVKKYDVPVVAISNDETGISMDPDVRFAVAKKIVERAMDHGIKPHDIVVDPLVMPIGALGDAGRQVFQLLYRLRNELKVNTTCGLSNISFGLPHRHGINAGFIPMVIGAGMTSAIMNPCRPQEMEAVRAANVLNGTDANCTNWIMTYRDHKPAEGGAAAGAAAAAPAAGGGRRGGRAARAGAGAARE from the coding sequence ATGACACGCACCATCGTCGCCTCGGCCACCCGCGAAATCGTCATCGGTTTCGACCAGCCCTTCTGCGTCATTGGCGAACGCATCAACCCGACCGGCCGCAAGAAGCTGGCCGCGGAAATGCAGGCCGGCAATTTCGAGACCGTCATCAAGGACGCGCTGGAACAGGTCGCCGCCGGCGCGACGATGCTCGACATCAATGCGGGCGTGACCTCCGTCAACCCGAACGAAACCGAGCCGGGCCTGCTCGTCCAGACGCTGGAGATCGTCCAGGGCCTCGTCGACATCCCGCTCGCCATCGACTCCTCGGTCACCGCCGCCATCGAGGCCGGCCTGAAGGTCGCCAAGGGCCGCCCGCTGGTGAACTCGGTCACGGGTGAAGAAGAGAAGCTCGAAGCCATTCTCCCGCTGGTCAAGAAATACGACGTTCCGGTCGTCGCCATCTCGAACGACGAGACCGGCATCTCCATGGACCCGGACGTGCGCTTCGCCGTCGCCAAGAAGATCGTCGAGCGCGCCATGGACCACGGCATCAAGCCGCATGACATCGTCGTCGACCCGCTCGTCATGCCGATCGGCGCTCTCGGCGATGCCGGCCGCCAGGTCTTCCAGCTGCTCTATCGCCTGCGCAACGAACTCAAGGTCAACACGACCTGCGGCCTCTCCAACATCTCCTTCGGCCTGCCGCACCGCCATGGCATCAATGCCGGCTTCATCCCGATGGTCATCGGCGCCGGCATGACCTCCGCCATCATGAACCCCTGCCGCCCGCAGGAAATGGAAGCCGTGCGCGCCGCCAACGTGCTCAATGGCACCGACGCGAACTGCACCAACTGGATCATGACCTACCGTGACCACAAGCCCGCCGAAGGCGGCGCGGCGGCTGGTGCCGCCGCAGCAGCCCCGGCCGCCGGCGGCGGTCGCCGTGGCGGCCGCGCAGCCCGCGCCGGCGCCGGCGCGGCCCGGGAATAA
- a CDS encoding LysR family transcriptional regulator — MNLLMRQTLPLLELDILRTFVAIAETGNFTTAAETVHRTPSAVSMQIKKLEELLGCTLFRRDARSVVLTHHGEVLLSYARRLIALSNEAVSRFMMPEMNGVVRLGAPDDVGELILPEVLRRFAETYPSIAVNVSIENSANLRRAVAERRLDLAIFNATDGVLPVPGEILLKEQLVWAGKNCGNAHLKNPLPVSVWEEGCIWRARALEELSRSGRDFRVAYFCAHHMGQRAAIRADLAVAPLARFLVGDDMVALGEKDGLPDLGHYLIGLVVSDEAETPAQAVADYIRAAFARMERRPMDMLQVAC, encoded by the coding sequence ATGAACCTGCTGATGCGCCAGACGCTCCCCTTGCTGGAGCTGGATATCCTCAGAACCTTCGTGGCGATCGCCGAGACAGGAAATTTCACCACGGCGGCCGAGACCGTGCACCGCACGCCCTCGGCGGTTTCCATGCAGATCAAGAAGCTGGAGGAGCTTCTGGGCTGCACCCTGTTTCGCCGCGACGCGCGCTCGGTGGTGCTGACCCATCACGGCGAGGTGCTGCTGTCCTATGCGCGCCGGCTGATCGCGCTCAGCAACGAGGCGGTCTCGCGCTTCATGATGCCGGAGATGAACGGCGTCGTGCGGCTCGGCGCGCCGGACGACGTGGGCGAGCTTATCCTGCCGGAGGTGCTGCGCCGTTTTGCCGAGACCTATCCGTCCATCGCCGTCAACGTGTCCATCGAGAACAGCGCGAATCTGCGCCGCGCCGTCGCCGAACGCCGGCTCGACCTTGCGATCTTCAACGCGACGGATGGTGTCCTTCCCGTTCCCGGTGAAATCCTGCTCAAGGAGCAGCTTGTGTGGGCGGGCAAGAACTGTGGCAACGCCCATCTGAAGAATCCGCTGCCGGTCTCCGTCTGGGAGGAGGGGTGCATCTGGCGCGCCCGCGCGCTGGAGGAACTCAGCCGGTCGGGCCGGGATTTCCGCGTTGCCTATTTCTGCGCCCATCACATGGGCCAGCGCGCCGCCATCCGCGCGGATCTCGCCGTCGCTCCGCTCGCCCGCTTCCTCGTCGGCGACGACATGGTGGCGCTCGGCGAGAAGGACGGTCTGCCGGATCTCGGCCACTATCTCATCGGCCTCGTGGTCAGCGATGAGGCCGAGACCCCGGCGCAGGCCGTCGCGGATTATATCCGCGCCGCCTTCGCCCGCATGGAGCGCCGGCCGATGGACATGCTGCAGGTCGCCTGCTGA
- a CDS encoding corrinoid protein, with protein MSDDEIILADLSDEELVQQMHDDLYDGLKEEIEEGTNILLERGWAPYDVLTQALVEGMRIVGVDFRDGILFVPEVLLSANAMKAGMSILRPLLAATGAPKQGKMVIGTVKGDIHDIGKNLVGMMMEGAGFDVIDLGINNPVENYLEAIEREQPDILGMSALLTTTMPYMKVVIDTMKEKGLRDDYVVLVGGAPLNEEFGKAVGADAYCRDAAVAVETAKEFMKRKHNMLAG; from the coding sequence ATGTCTGACGACGAAATCATTCTCGCCGATCTCTCCGACGAAGAGCTTGTGCAGCAGATGCACGACGACCTCTACGACGGCCTCAAGGAGGAGATCGAAGAGGGCACGAATATCCTGCTCGAACGCGGCTGGGCGCCTTATGACGTGCTGACCCAGGCGCTCGTCGAAGGCATGCGCATCGTCGGCGTCGATTTCCGCGACGGTATCCTCTTCGTGCCGGAAGTGCTGCTCTCGGCCAATGCGATGAAGGCCGGCATGTCGATCCTGCGTCCGCTGCTCGCCGCCACCGGCGCGCCGAAGCAGGGCAAGATGGTCATCGGCACCGTCAAGGGCGACATCCACGACATCGGCAAGAACCTCGTCGGCATGATGATGGAAGGCGCGGGCTTCGACGTCATCGACCTCGGCATCAACAACCCGGTCGAGAACTACCTGGAAGCCATCGAGCGCGAGCAGCCAGACATTCTCGGCATGTCGGCGCTGCTGACCACCACCATGCCCTACATGAAGGTCGTCATCGACACGATGAAGGAAAAGGGCCTGCGCGACGACTACGTCGTCCTCGTCGGCGGTGCGCCGCTGAACGAGGAATTCGGCAAGGCCGTCGGCGCCGATGCCTACTGCCGCGACGCGGCCGTCGCCGTGGAAACCGCCAAGGAATTCATGAAGCGCAAGCACAACATGCTCGCCGGCTGA
- a CDS encoding virulence factor: MADRIIVYWRDIPAQVIIKKGRTNAKRELSLRFTEAIDMCAMRTGAAETDDYLAEWRKADPVPVSDDLEAEADKAAAELEAAYDRERLVALVKAGGRDNG, from the coding sequence ATGGCAGACCGCATCATCGTCTACTGGCGCGACATCCCCGCCCAGGTCATCATCAAGAAGGGCCGCACGAACGCCAAGCGGGAGCTGTCGCTGCGCTTCACCGAGGCGATCGACATGTGCGCCATGCGCACCGGCGCCGCAGAGACCGACGACTACCTCGCCGAATGGCGCAAGGCCGATCCGGTCCCGGTTTCCGACGATCTCGAAGCCGAGGCCGACAAGGCCGCCGCCGAGCTGGAAGCCGCCTATGACCGCGAGCGCCTCGTCGCCCTCGTCAAGGCCGGAGGCCGCGACAATGGCTGA
- a CDS encoding formyl transferase has product MTERETRMETVAMLIQPGTNPEIVVNAVKAAFPNLVVIEEQPESKQLFIRRRARKLGWIQALGQLATMVVSRYGKRFTTARAAEILETFGANPEIDPAIPRIAVPSANSPEFLKVLGDIRPAALLLISTRMLKAGTLADIPCPVLNLHAGINPQYRGLQGGYWSRVMADEANFGATVHLVDAGVDTGGVLYQHRLEPSKRDTMHTYPLLQTAAATGIVVAALRDAVSGDLKPLKIAAPSQQWYHPPIWTWLWNGVTRGIW; this is encoded by the coding sequence ATGACGGAACGCGAGACGCGGATGGAAACGGTGGCGATGCTGATCCAGCCCGGCACCAATCCCGAAATCGTCGTCAACGCCGTCAAGGCAGCCTTCCCGAACCTCGTCGTGATCGAGGAGCAGCCCGAATCGAAGCAGCTCTTCATCAGGCGGCGCGCCCGCAAGCTCGGCTGGATACAGGCGCTGGGGCAGCTCGCGACCATGGTCGTCTCCAGATACGGCAAGCGCTTCACCACCGCCCGCGCTGCCGAAATCCTCGAGACATTCGGCGCGAACCCCGAAATCGACCCGGCAATCCCCCGCATCGCCGTCCCCTCCGCCAACAGCCCTGAATTCCTCAAAGTGCTCGGGGATATCCGCCCGGCGGCGCTGCTCCTCATCAGCACCCGCATGCTGAAAGCAGGAACGCTCGCCGACATCCCCTGCCCCGTCCTCAACCTGCATGCGGGAATCAATCCGCAATATCGTGGCCTGCAGGGCGGCTACTGGTCGCGCGTCATGGCCGACGAGGCAAATTTCGGCGCGACCGTCCATCTCGTCGATGCCGGCGTGGATACCGGCGGCGTGCTCTACCAGCATCGTCTCGAACCGTCCAAACGCGACACGATGCATACCTATCCGCTGCTCCAGACGGCGGCGGCGACCGGCATCGTCGTCGCGGCGCTCCGCGATGCGGTTTCCGGTGACCTCAAGCCTTTGAAAATAGCGGCGCCCTCGCAGCAATGGTATCATCCGCCGATCTGGACCTGGCTCTGGAACGGCGTGACCCGCGGCATCTGGTAA
- a CDS encoding ASKHA domain-containing protein translates to MRIEGESETNMTEASAKEPLVLFMPSGKRGRFPIGTPVLEAARKLGVYVESVCGGRATCGRCQIEVQEGNFAKHKIVSSLDHISEKGPKEERYEKIRGLPEGRRLSCSALILGDLVVDVPQDTVINAQVVRKAATDRVIERNAAVQLCYVEVDEPDMHKPLGDLDRLKVMLEKDWGWKDLLIAPHLIPQVQSILRKGEWGVTAAIHRDMDSSRPFIVGLWPGLKNEAYGIACDIGSTTIAMHLVSLLSGRIVASSGTSNPQIRFGEDLMSRVSYVMMNPDGREAMTKAVREAVNGLIGKVCEEGEVDRHDILDMVFVANPIMHHLFLGIDPTELGQAPFALAVSGALQYWAHEIDIDVNRGARLYTLPCIAGHVGADAAGATLSEGPYRQDRMMLLVDVGTNAEIVLGNRSRVVAASSPTGPAFEGAEISSGQRAAPGAIERVRIDPATLEPKFRVIGVDKWSDEEGFAEAASGVGVTGICGSAIIEVVAEMYLSGIISEDGVVDGSMAERSPRILQNGRTFSYLLHDGEPRITVTQNDIRAIQLAKSALYAGIKLLMEKQGIEHVDTIRFAGAFGSFIDPKYAMVLGLIPDCDLAEVKAVGNAAGTGALMALLNRDHRREIEKEVARIEKIETALEPNFQQLFVNAMAMPNKVDAFPELAKVVTLPERKVLSDDGGGEGGGRRRRRSRE, encoded by the coding sequence ATGCGCATCGAAGGTGAGAGCGAGACCAATATGACGGAAGCCTCGGCAAAGGAACCGCTCGTCCTCTTCATGCCCTCGGGCAAGCGCGGCCGCTTCCCGATCGGCACGCCTGTCCTGGAAGCCGCGCGCAAGCTGGGCGTCTATGTCGAGAGCGTATGCGGCGGGCGCGCGACCTGCGGGCGCTGTCAGATCGAGGTGCAGGAAGGCAACTTCGCCAAGCACAAGATCGTCTCTTCGCTCGACCACATCTCCGAAAAGGGTCCGAAGGAAGAGCGCTACGAGAAAATCCGCGGTCTTCCCGAAGGACGCCGCCTCTCCTGCTCCGCCCTCATCCTCGGTGACCTCGTCGTCGACGTGCCGCAGGACACCGTGATCAACGCGCAGGTCGTGCGCAAGGCCGCGACGGACCGAGTCATCGAGCGCAACGCCGCCGTCCAGCTCTGCTATGTCGAGGTGGACGAGCCCGACATGCACAAGCCGCTCGGCGACCTCGACCGTCTCAAGGTCATGCTGGAGAAGGACTGGGGCTGGAAGGATTTGCTGATTGCCCCGCACCTCATCCCGCAGGTCCAGTCGATCCTGCGCAAGGGCGAGTGGGGCGTTACCGCCGCCATCCACCGCGACATGGATTCGTCGCGCCCCTTCATCGTCGGCCTCTGGCCGGGCCTCAAGAACGAGGCCTACGGCATCGCCTGCGATATCGGCTCGACGACCATCGCCATGCATCTCGTCTCGCTGCTCTCGGGCCGCATCGTCGCCTCGTCCGGCACGTCGAACCCGCAGATCCGCTTCGGCGAGGACCTGATGAGCCGCGTTTCCTACGTCATGATGAACCCGGACGGTCGGGAAGCCATGACCAAGGCGGTGCGCGAGGCCGTCAACGGCCTGATCGGCAAGGTCTGCGAGGAAGGTGAGGTCGACCGCCACGATATTCTCGACATGGTGTTCGTCGCCAACCCGATCATGCACCACCTCTTCCTCGGCATCGATCCAACGGAACTCGGCCAGGCGCCCTTCGCCCTCGCCGTGTCCGGCGCGCTGCAATACTGGGCGCATGAGATCGATATCGACGTGAACCGCGGCGCGCGGCTCTACACCCTGCCCTGCATCGCCGGCCATGTCGGCGCGGATGCGGCAGGCGCGACGCTTTCGGAAGGCCCCTATCGGCAGGACCGCATGATGCTGCTGGTCGACGTCGGCACCAATGCGGAAATCGTGCTCGGTAACCGGAGCCGCGTCGTCGCCGCCTCCTCGCCCACCGGCCCGGCCTTCGAGGGCGCGGAAATCTCCTCCGGCCAGCGCGCCGCCCCTGGCGCCATCGAGCGCGTGCGCATCGACCCCGCCACGCTGGAGCCGAAGTTCCGCGTCATCGGCGTCGACAAGTGGTCCGACGAGGAGGGTTTTGCGGAAGCCGCGTCCGGCGTCGGCGTCACCGGCATCTGCGGCTCGGCGATCATCGAGGTCGTCGCTGAAATGTACCTCTCCGGCATCATCTCCGAGGATGGCGTGGTCGATGGCTCCATGGCCGAGCGCAGCCCGCGCATTCTCCAGAACGGCCGCACCTTCTCCTACCTGCTGCATGACGGCGAGCCGCGCATCACGGTGACGCAGAACGATATCCGAGCCATCCAGCTCGCCAAATCCGCGCTCTATGCCGGCATCAAGCTGCTGATGGAAAAGCAGGGCATCGAGCATGTCGACACGATCCGCTTCGCCGGCGCGTTCGGATCCTTCATCGATCCGAAATACGCCATGGTGCTCGGCCTCATCCCGGACTGCGACCTTGCCGAGGTGAAGGCCGTCGGCAACGCGGCCGGCACCGGCGCGCTGATGGCGCTGCTCAACCGCGACCATCGCCGCGAGATCGAGAAGGAGGTCGCCCGCATCGAGAAGATCGAGACGGCGCTTGAGCCGAACTTCCAGCAGCTCTTCGTCAACGCCATGGCCATGCCGAACAAGGTGGACGCCTTCCCCGAGCTCGCCAAGGTGGTCACGCTGCCGGAACGCAAGGTACTCTCCGACGATGGCGGCGGCGAAGGTGGCGGACGACGCAGGCGGCGCAGCCGCGAGTAA
- a CDS encoding DUF1638 domain-containing protein: MNHFESKVRPASPEGERTPPEKVRVIACGAIAREVLAIRDANGLGHIDLQCLPAIWHAHPEKIAPGVEQAIGEARAEGFSRIFVGYADCGTGGLLDKVCEREGVERIAGPHCYSFFVGNEAFAAKDDDVTSFFLTDFLARQFRSFVIEPLGLDRHPQLKEMYFGNYRKVVYLSQIEDEALQQKAKEAADYLGLAYEYRFTGYGDLTGELLRAR, from the coding sequence ATGAATCACTTCGAATCGAAAGTTAGACCAGCAAGCCCCGAAGGGGAACGTACCCCCCCTGAAAAAGTACGGGTGATCGCCTGCGGCGCCATCGCCCGCGAAGTCCTCGCCATCCGGGATGCGAACGGCCTCGGCCATATCGACCTGCAATGTCTCCCCGCCATCTGGCACGCCCATCCGGAAAAGATCGCCCCCGGCGTCGAGCAGGCGATCGGGGAAGCCCGGGCCGAGGGCTTTTCGCGCATCTTCGTCGGCTATGCCGATTGCGGCACCGGCGGGCTGCTCGACAAGGTGTGCGAGCGCGAGGGCGTCGAGCGCATCGCCGGCCCTCACTGTTATTCCTTCTTCGTCGGCAACGAGGCCTTCGCGGCCAAGGACGACGACGTGACCTCCTTCTTCCTCACCGACTTCCTCGCCCGCCAGTTCCGCTCCTTCGTCATCGAGCCGCTCGGCCTCGACCGGCATCCGCAGTTGAAGGAGATGTATTTCGGCAATTACCGCAAGGTCGTCTATCTCTCGCAGATCGAGGACGAGGCCCTGCAGCAGAAGGCGAAGGAAGCCGCCGACTATCTCGGCCTCGCCTATGAATACCGCTTCACCGGCTACGGCGACCTGACGGGCGAATTGCTGCGGGCGCGTTAG